A genomic region of Papaver somniferum cultivar HN1 chromosome 7, ASM357369v1, whole genome shotgun sequence contains the following coding sequences:
- the LOC113294351 gene encoding pentatricopeptide repeat-containing protein At1g62670, mitochondrial-like, giving the protein MLRDSNVVPNVVVYNSLINGLCNSGRFKEENRFLQEMANRGISADVWTCSCLIHGHCLHGQWEEARRYFDEMMDRGISPNIVAFNILIDSHCRLQEAVELFDSMVDRGLAPNEITYNVLIDGKLDEAMQLFEEMKQNGVRPTIVPYTILLRGLYRVGRMKTAQKFLDEMQYIGQSPNEVTYSSIMDGLCKNGKMEEADRLADARKLFDEIPEKGLFPNVVTYNTMMGGLFRNRMFLEANKLIIDMEEKGCLPDSITYDTIIRGFLEGKETEKALQFLRMMRERKFAPIDLVVRALQAAAAIREVAITIGGVLSDGDN; this is encoded by the exons ATGCTTAGAGATTCAAATGTTGTCCCAAATGTTGTTGTGTACAATTCTTTGATTAACGGACTTTGCAATTCAGGCCGGTTCAAGGAGGAAAACAGATTCCTCCAAGAGATGGCTAATAGAGGTATCTCGGCAGATGTATGGACATGTAGTTGTTTGATTCACGGTCATTGCCTACATGGTCAATGGGAAGAAGCAAGAAGATATTTTGATGAAATGATGGATCGAGGGATTTCACCAAATATAGTAGCCTTTAATATATTAATAGATTCACATT GTCGACTGCAAGAAGCGGTTGAACTGTTTGACTCGATGGTGGATAGGGGCCTTGCGCCAAATGAAATCACCTACAATGTGTTAATTGATGG TAAGTTAGATGAAGCTATGCAATTATTCGAGGAAATGAAACAAAATGGAGTGAGACCCACTATAGTTCCTTACACTATACTATTAAGGGGACTATACCGGGTTGGAAGAATGAAGACTGCGCAAAAGTTTCTTGATGAGATGCAATATATTGGTCAGTCTCCAAATGAAGTCACATACAGTAGTATAATGGATGGTCTCTGCAAGAATGGAAAAATGGAGGAG GCTGACAGGTTGGCAGATGCAAGGAAACTGTTTGACGAGATTCCAGAAAAAGGATTATTTCCTAATGTAGTAACGTATAACACAATGATGGGGGGCCTCTTTCGTAACAGGATGTTCTTGGAGGCTAATAAATTAATCATTGACATGGAAGAGAAAGGTTGTTTACCAGATTCTATAACATATGATACTATTATTAGGGGATTTCTGGAAGGAAAAGAGACTGAGAAGGCATTACAGTTTCTTCGAATGATGCGTGAAAGAAAATTTGCACCAATTGATTTAGTTGTTC GGGCATTGCAGGCTGCTGCAGCGATTAGAGAGGTCGCTATTACTATAGGTGGAGTTCTATCAGATGGCGATAACTGA
- the LOC113294352 gene encoding uncharacterized protein LOC113294352, translating to MARTKRTKRLASQIPNLVATIKAAKECSRTSKNSKPPDKEIALIRCNKNKKDKSVLVTPPSRPPCNQKYLNAGLLRGKTPSEVALIIRKSREPCVDSSVSSPSSSVVISTSPSDEEEEVAEHEEIPLVGGDQGNGGDGLNGGNGGDGLNGGNEVEEIEEEGDQGNDDDEDGDGNGGGSSDEEEDEDDGNDGNGKEINDGSNGDDDEEEEEIQEDEEDAAQPQPKPKEKVPNKPSARHIPPMRLQLTRLPDGKARGEPKDDGKFLFGYDSSWARTINETIDHKNATHLFRHQSYYAKMKKWPLESECPRVRVIVENSGLYDAVQNSVIAYDKAAVSCFTERFYGEVDTFQFPFDEMALIPADAKQIIGLQVEGKSMNDKFNKNLDWKKNYELTEKLFGWDEKKTYGLFVMGKKYPKKEFKLIDIRKMYARSLEKDGDNKLLSDFEVRATAATYLLYVLASVIFPDSKGNRVSVNRLQLLDTLEDVGKYSWGTAIVAHLNAQLAKASRERTSQMNGNLAVCIYEHFPSLMKGDEDIQLQPTWNNTKARGTRYNYTGSQDKEEAQKLKLLAMRQKLDNMIAEEVTFDPYKEDRVRGLQDLGYHDPLFYPYGYSMYNPHRDGITTYANA from the exons atgGCACGTACGAAGAGGACTAAGAGACTAGCCAGTCAAATTCCCAATCTCGTCGCTACCATTAAAGCCGCGAAGGAGTGTTCGAGAACAAGCAAGAATTCAAAACCTCCGGACAAAGAAATTGCTCTAATTAGATG TAACAAGAATAAAAAGGATAAGAGTGTCTTGGTAACTCCTCCATCCAGACCTCCCTGCAACCAAAAATATCTAAATGCGGGTCTATTACGAGGAAAAACACCGAGTGAGGTAGCCTTAATTATCCGCAAATCCAGAGAACCATGTGTTGATTCCTCTGTATCGTCGCCTTCATCATCTGTTGTTATATCTACGTCGCcaagcgatgaagaagaagaagtcgcAGAACATGAAGAAATTCCTTTAGTAGGTGGTGATCAAGGTAATGGTGGTGATGGATTGAATGGTGGTAATGGTGGTGATGGATTGAATGGTGGTAATGAGGTGGAAGAGATTGAGGAAGAGGGGGAtcaaggtaatgatgatgatgaggatggggatggaaatggtggtggtagcagtgatgaagaggaggatgaggatgatggtaatgatggAAATGGTAAGGAAATAAATGATGGTAGTAAcggagatgatgatgaggaggaggaggagattcaggaggatgaggaggatgcTGCGCAACCACAGCCGAAGCCGAAGGAGAAAGTCCCAAATAAACCAAGCGCGCGACACATTCCACCCATGCGTTTGCAGCTTACTCGTCTACCCGATGGGAAAGCCAGAGGTGAACCTAAAGATGACGGCAAATTTCTATTCGGATATGATAGCTCGTGGGCCCGTACCATCAATGAGACAATT gatcataagaatgccACACATCTTTTTAGACACCAATCTTATTatgcaaaaatgaaaaaatggccCTTAGAAAGTGAATGTCCAAGAGTGAGAGTCATTGTTGAAAACTCAGGTTTGTATGATGCCGTTCAAAACTCCGTGATTGCATATGACAAGGCTGCAGTATCATGTTTTACTGAGAGGTTTTATGGCGAAGTCGATACATTCCAATTCCCTTTTGATGAGATGGCATTGATTCCCGCAGACGCAAAACAAATTATAGGATTGCAGGTTGAGGGAAAATCCATGAATGACAAGTTCAATAAAAACCtagattggaaaaaaaattatgaattgaCGGAGAAGTTGTTTGGATGGGATGAAAAGAAGACGTATGGCCTCTTTGTGATGGGAAAGAAATACCCAAAGAAAGAGTTTAAACTTATTGACATTAGAAAGATGTATGCAAGGTCACTTGAGAAAGACGGGGACAATAAACTACTCTCTGATTTTGAAGTTCGTGCGACGGCAGCCACATACTTGTTGTATGTTCTTGCTTCGGTTATATTTCCCGATAGCAAAGGAAACAGAGTCAGCGTCAACCGTCTTCAACTTTTGGATACCTTGGAGGATGTGGGTAAGTATTCGTGGGGGACTGCCATAGTAGCACATTTGAACGCTCAGCTAGCAAAGGCATCCCGGGAAAGAACATCTCAAATGAACGGGAATTTGGCT GTGTGCATTTACGAGCATTTCCCCTCATTGATGAAAGGAGATGAAGACATCCAATTACAGCCAACATGGAACAATACTAAAGCAAGAGGAACCCGATACAATTACACTGGAAGTCAGGATAAAGAGGAAGCGCAGAAGTTGAAGTTGCTAGCCATGCGCCAAAAATTGGACAATATGATAGCCGAAGAAGTAACCTTTGATCCCTACAAGGAAGATAGAGTAAGAGGATTGCAAGATCTTGGATACCATGACCCTCTGTTTTACCCTTATGGATACTCAATGTACAATCCGCATAGAG atggaatcaCAACCTATGccaatgcatga
- the LOC113300595 gene encoding uncharacterized protein LOC113300595: MGRAVIEMYRNMKKLERKIFWDDMRPIVFPHTSENVQEPDKGKGKGMSIPPRSTKKIRRKGRNIIQKGESSERNMKKKGPMLRSQPTPSEPSQVKKKEIHDTTAHVDKRYLEELPPYIRDYVISINDVPPDGNCGFHVVKEQLGPFTQGA, from the exons ATGGGAAGAGCGGTTATCGAAATGTACCGGAACATGAAAAAACTCGAAAGgaaaatcttttgggatgacatgcggcCAATCGTTTTTCCGCATACTTCGGAGAATGTGCAAGAACCAGATAAAGGCAAGGGAAAAG GCATGAGCATACCGCCGCGAAGTACCAAGAAGATTCGAAGAAAAGGAAGGAATATTATTCAAAAAGGAGAGTCAAGTGaaagaaatatgaagaaaaaaggacCGATGTTACGCTCTCAACCCACTCCGTCGGAACCAAGTCAagtgaagaaaaaggaaattcaTGATACAACAGCTCATGTTGATAAAAGGTACTTGGAAGAGCTACCTCCTTACATTAGAGATTATGTCATATCCATCAATGATGTCcctccggatggtaattgcggtttccacgttgtCAAGGAACAACTAGGGCCTTTCACTCAAGGTGCCTAA
- the LOC113294353 gene encoding pentatricopeptide repeat-containing protein At1g62680, mitochondrial-like, translating to MKLERLVLLNTRSESNYYYHFTRYYGSGASNNNRAAQLEHFVRDECKSGRIKKLDDGLRYFDQLILERPLPSNITFYHLLGSLSKIKCYSDVIKLYKKMSLVGVRPDIYTFTILIKCFCQLCKFDRGFCFLGEIIKRGHHPNVITFSTLIKGLCQQGKVDSAFEVFGKMTQAGIQPTAVTLENFKVKKVGTKNIEKNFIPKYDPAPSVDHWKNFRDYLVPVEELQDSFDEPNAAEDKVKASAKLLKKLMEKIRSGEPMDTREQTDLYNQITNVFNPDLVDTSQVDPSQTMSLKRSRQQGEGSSRMVQQQSSGDDTPSDEGRPKAPKRKSRKVSRVVVVNE from the exons atgaaattggaaagatTGGTGCTGCTTAATACTAGATCAGAATccaattattattatcattttacTCGTTATTATGGTTCTGGAGCTTCTAATAACAATAGAGCAGCACAACTTGAACATTTTGTGAGGGATGAGTGTAAATCTGGAAGGATTAAGAAGCTTGATGATGGTTTAAGATACTTTGATCAATTGATTTTGGAAAGGCCATTGCCATCTAACATTACATTCTATCATTTATTGGGTTCATTATCCAAAATCAAGTGTTATTCAGATGTCATTAAGTTGTATAAGAAGATGAGCTTGGTCGGGGTACGACCCGATATTTATACATTCACCATTTTGATTAAATGCTTTTGTCAATTATGCAAATTTGATCGTGGGTTTTGTTTTCTTGGAGAGATTATTAAGAGAGGCCATCATCCTAATGTTATCACTTTCAGTACACTGATTAAAGGGTTATGTCAACaaggaaaagttgattctgcattcGAAGTGTTTGGTAAAATGACTCAGGCAGGCATTCAACCTACTGCAGTTACAT TGGAAAACTTCAAGGTAAAGAAGGTCGGAACTAAGAACATCGAGAAGAATTTCATCCCCAAATACGATCCTGCTCCATCAGTGGACCACTGGAAGAACTTTAGGGATTATCTTGTTCCAGTCGAAGAGTtacaagattcgtttgatgagccaAATGCCGCTGAAGACAAGGTGAAGGCaagtgctaaattgttgaagaaattgatggAAAAAATCCGGAGTGGAGAGCCGATGGACACTCGAGAACAAACAGACCTCTACAACCAAATAACTAATGTGTTTAATCCCGACCTTGTCGATACAAGCCAGGTTGATCCAAGCCAGACCATGTCGTTGAAAAGGAGTCGCCAACAAGGAGAAGGTTCAAGTCGGATGGTTcaacaacaaagcagtggagatgACACTCCTAGTGACGAAGGACGACCTAAAGCTCCTAAACGAAAGAGTAGGAAAGTTTCTCGAGTAGTCGTGGTAAATGAGTGA